A single Pseudomonas putida DNA region contains:
- the msrQ gene encoding protein-methionine-sulfoxide reductase heme-binding subunit MsrQ — MRYPWFRLAIFIVGCLFPVWWLYEAAMNLLGPDPGKIMMDRLGLGALTFLLVTLCMTPLQKLSGWPGWVVVRRQLGLWVFAYIVLHILAYLFFILGLDWGQLAVELRKRPYIIVGALGFLGLLVLAATSNRYSQRRLGARWKKLHKLVYGVLGLGLLHFLWVVRSDLREWAIYACIAAVLMLVRVPVVSRVLPRIARKQGRAV; from the coding sequence ATGCGCTATCCCTGGTTTCGGCTTGCCATTTTTATAGTCGGGTGTCTGTTCCCTGTGTGGTGGTTGTACGAGGCAGCGATGAATCTGCTAGGGCCGGACCCAGGGAAGATCATGATGGATCGGCTTGGGCTCGGCGCTCTGACATTCTTGCTGGTAACCCTATGCATGACCCCCTTGCAGAAGTTGTCGGGGTGGCCGGGTTGGGTCGTGGTGCGGCGGCAGCTGGGATTGTGGGTGTTCGCCTATATCGTGCTGCATATCCTGGCCTATCTGTTCTTCATTCTCGGGCTGGATTGGGGGCAGTTGGCGGTTGAGCTGCGCAAGCGGCCATACATTATTGTCGGTGCACTCGGCTTTCTTGGGTTGCTGGTGCTGGCGGCTACCTCGAACCGGTATAGCCAGCGGCGACTGGGGGCGCGGTGGAAGAAGCTGCATAAGTTGGTGTACGGGGTGCTTGGGCTGGGGCTGCTGCATTTCCTGTGGGTCGTTCGTTCGGATCTGAGGGAGTGGGCTATCTATGCATGCATTGCTGCTGTGCTGATGTTGGTGCGGGTTCCTGTGGTTTCGCGTGTGCTTCCCAGGATTGCCCGGAAGCAGGGGAGGGCGGTTTGA
- the msrP gene encoding protein-methionine-sulfoxide reductase catalytic subunit MsrP — translation MLIKLPRSSDCKAAEITPEGIYLSRRTLLGGSLAGLALGALPGAASAVEVSRYADVAAGSAPAWFTDKLAAARWQAVAVKDEAITPFKDATHYNNFYEFGPDKGDPAANGGSLKTEPWSIVVDGEVGKPGRYALEDFVKPYQLEERIYRLRCVEAWSMVIPWLGFPLAQVLKQVEPTSKARYVRFETLKDPQHMPGQRSGFALIDWPYREGLRLDEAMHPLAILAVGMYGRELPNQNGAPLRLVVPWKYGFKSIKSIVRISLVAEQPGTTWQGLAPDEYGFYANVNPTVDHPRWTQARERRLPSGLFSPNVRQTQMFNGYADEVASLYTGLDLRKNY, via the coding sequence ATGCTCATCAAGCTTCCCAGGTCTTCCGACTGCAAGGCAGCGGAGATCACCCCCGAAGGCATCTACCTTTCCCGGCGTACCCTGCTCGGTGGCTCATTGGCCGGCTTGGCCCTGGGCGCTTTACCCGGTGCGGCTAGCGCAGTTGAAGTGTCGCGTTATGCCGATGTGGCGGCCGGCTCCGCGCCAGCCTGGTTTACCGACAAGCTCGCTGCTGCGCGCTGGCAGGCAGTGGCGGTCAAGGACGAGGCGATCACGCCCTTCAAGGATGCCACCCACTACAATAACTTCTATGAGTTCGGTCCTGACAAAGGCGACCCGGCCGCCAATGGGGGCAGCCTGAAGACCGAGCCCTGGTCGATAGTGGTGGATGGCGAGGTGGGCAAGCCAGGGCGCTATGCGTTGGAAGACTTCGTCAAACCCTATCAGCTTGAAGAGCGTATCTACCGGTTACGCTGCGTCGAGGCGTGGTCGATGGTCATTCCCTGGCTTGGCTTCCCCTTGGCGCAGGTGCTCAAACAGGTCGAGCCGACTTCGAAAGCACGCTATGTGCGTTTCGAGACGTTGAAGGATCCGCAGCATATGCCCGGGCAGCGTTCAGGTTTTGCCTTGATCGACTGGCCTTATAGAGAAGGCTTGCGCCTTGATGAGGCGATGCACCCTCTGGCGATATTGGCAGTCGGGATGTATGGCCGGGAGCTGCCTAATCAGAATGGCGCACCGTTGCGTCTGGTGGTGCCTTGGAAGTACGGGTTCAAAAGTATCAAGTCGATCGTGCGAATCAGTCTGGTGGCCGAACAGCCGGGGACTACCTGGCAGGGGCTGGCTCCCGATGAGTATGGCTTTTATGCCAATGTGAATCCGACCGTTGACCATCCGCGCTGGACTCAAGCCCGCGAGCGGCGCCTGCCAAGCGGGCTGTTCAGCCCGAATGTGCGACAAACACAGATGTTCAATGGCTACGCCGATGAAGTGGCGTCGCTGTATACCGGGCTCGATCTGCGGAAGAACTATTGA
- the ilvN gene encoding acetolactate synthase small subunit produces MRHIISLLLENEPGALSRVVGLFSQRNYNIESLTVAPTEDPTLSRLTLTTVGHDEVIEQITKNLNKLVEVVKLVDLSESAHIERELMLVKVKATGAQRAEIKRTTDIFRGQIVDVTASVYTVQLSGTSDKLDSFIQAIGTASILETVRSGVTGIARGDKVLSI; encoded by the coding sequence ATGCGGCACATCATTTCCCTGCTGCTGGAAAACGAACCCGGTGCTCTGTCCCGTGTGGTCGGCCTGTTCTCCCAGCGCAACTACAACATTGAAAGCCTGACCGTGGCGCCGACCGAAGACCCGACCTTGTCGCGTCTGACGCTGACCACCGTTGGCCATGACGAAGTGATCGAACAGATCACCAAGAACCTGAACAAACTGGTCGAAGTGGTGAAACTCGTCGACCTGTCGGAAAGCGCTCACATCGAGCGTGAACTGATGTTGGTCAAGGTCAAGGCCACCGGTGCCCAGCGCGCCGAGATCAAGCGCACCACGGATATCTTCCGTGGCCAGATCGTCGATGTGACCGCCAGCGTGTACACCGTGCAGCTGAGCGGTACCAGCGACAAACTGGACAGCTTTATCCAGGCGATCGGCACCGCATCGATTCTCGAAACCGTGCGCAGCGGCGTTACCGGCATTGCCCGGGGCGACAAAGTGCTCAGCATCTAA
- the pssA gene encoding CDP-diacylglycerol--serine O-phosphatidyltransferase, which yields MSERPEEPNKPSDAESLLPVDEHVEEGHDAEGRKVRHRGIYLLPNLFTTANLFAGFYSIISSMSAQSAGDPREASKYFAFAAIAIFVAMVLDGLDGRVARMTNTQSAFGAEYDSLSDMVAFGVAPALLAFGWALGDMGKVGWMVAFIYVAGAALRLARFNTQVGTADKRYFIGLASPAAAGVVAGTVWAFSDYGIQGSKLSFLVALLVAAAGMLMVSNIKYNSFKELDLKGRVPFVAILAVVLVFAVVFSDPPRILLLIFLAYAASGPIQFLLRGRRRKA from the coding sequence ATGAGCGAACGTCCCGAAGAGCCGAACAAGCCCTCCGACGCCGAAAGCCTGCTACCTGTCGATGAGCACGTTGAAGAAGGGCATGACGCCGAAGGGCGCAAGGTGCGCCATCGCGGCATCTATCTGCTGCCTAACCTGTTCACCACCGCCAACCTGTTTGCCGGTTTCTATTCCATCATCAGCTCGATGAGCGCGCAGAGCGCTGGCGACCCACGCGAGGCGAGCAAGTATTTCGCCTTCGCCGCCATTGCGATCTTCGTGGCCATGGTGCTCGACGGCCTCGATGGCCGTGTGGCGCGCATGACCAATACCCAGAGCGCCTTCGGTGCCGAGTACGACTCGCTGTCGGACATGGTCGCCTTCGGCGTGGCTCCGGCCTTGTTGGCCTTTGGTTGGGCGCTGGGTGACATGGGCAAGGTAGGCTGGATGGTCGCCTTCATCTATGTGGCCGGTGCGGCGCTGCGTCTGGCTCGTTTCAATACCCAGGTCGGCACTGCCGACAAGCGCTACTTCATCGGCCTGGCCAGCCCGGCTGCCGCCGGCGTGGTCGCCGGTACCGTGTGGGCGTTCAGCGACTACGGTATCCAGGGTTCCAAGCTGTCGTTCCTGGTGGCGCTGCTGGTGGCTGCCGCGGGCATGCTGATGGTCAGCAACATCAAGTACAACAGCTTCAAGGAGCTGGACCTCAAAGGGCGCGTACCGTTCGTGGCGATCCTGGCGGTGGTGCTGGTATTTGCCGTTGTGTTCAGCGATCCGCCGCGCATCCTGCTGCTGATCTTCCTCGCCTACGCGGCATCTGGGCCGATCCAGTTCCTGCTGCGCGGACGTCGGCGCAAGGCGTGA
- the recC gene encoding exodeoxyribonuclease V subunit gamma: MPNTTSLQPGFMIVHGNRLDDLRSLVVSWMRRYPLAPLENEIALVQSNGIAQWLKLALAEDPQDDDMGGCGIAAAIDVQLPGSFMWQLYRKVLGRDEIPEVSLLDKAPLTWRLMRLLPALIERPHFEPLRRFLTDDSDLRKRYQLAERLADLFDQYQVYRADWLKDWAAGEHILNTARSERKPLAPGNRWQAELWRALLEDVGEQGMAQSRAGVHQRFIERINSQDAAPQGLPSRVIVFGISSLPAQALEALAGLARFSQVLLCVHNPCRHHWADIVADKDLLRHQYKRQQRKQGMPQQLDDESLHQHAHPLLAAWGKQGRDYINLLDSYDDPGSYQGVFSDGRIDLFSEGQPTTLLNQLQDDILELRPLAETRECWPEVDLTKDRSVRFHVAHSPQREVEILHDQLLARFSADPTLRPRDVIVMLPAIDTYAPHIRAVFGQLQRNDPRFIPFTLTDQGQRGRDPLLIALEHLLKLPDSRFAVSEVLDLLDVPAVRARFGIRESDLPTLHRWIEGAGIRWGLNADQRATLGLPQGLEQNSWRFGLRRMLLGYAVGVGEGCDGIEPYDEIGGLDAALIGPLVALLDALDVANQTLSQPATASEWGDRLNALLQVFFLAEEEHDEFLLMQLQELRDSWLEVCETVGLQDQLPLTVIREAWLSGLDEGKLSQRFLAGSVNFCTLMPMRAIPFRVVCLLGMNDGDYPRAQPPLDFDLMASDYRPGDRSRREDDRYLLLEALLSARDQLYISWVGRSIRDNSERPASVLIGQLRDHLAAGWRLKGDADGQQLLHALTQEHPLQPFSTRYFQKGSALFSYAHEWQLLHQQTIDEKQPGLNLPPYVNEEALTLTQLQDFLRHPVRHFFSQRLKVFFEALEAPTPDEEPFVLDALQRYSASESLLGAALGDPDNAERALQAQARRLQACGMLPLAGFGELLQTELIQPLPDLLLRHRQLLQRWPTVVDGALPIHFEHSNHRLEGWLGRVYQADDQSLLSITAVPNTISAGRNNLKWHRLIASWVMHLAACAAGYPLHSALLASDVTLLLGPLPQDQAGEQLGHLLVARQAAMNAPLPVAAKTAFAWLAQEDPDKARAAAIRAYEGDGRTSFGERSESVALARQFRDFAALSADETFEGWCETLYRPLFSAAWQAQGNPESEA; encoded by the coding sequence ATGCCCAACACCACCTCACTGCAGCCTGGTTTCATGATCGTCCACGGCAACCGCCTGGACGACCTGCGCAGCCTGGTGGTGAGTTGGATGCGCCGCTACCCGCTGGCACCGCTGGAAAACGAAATCGCCTTGGTACAGAGCAATGGCATTGCCCAATGGCTCAAGCTTGCCCTCGCCGAAGACCCACAAGACGATGACATGGGCGGCTGCGGTATTGCTGCCGCCATCGATGTGCAACTGCCCGGCAGCTTCATGTGGCAGTTGTATCGCAAGGTGCTCGGGCGCGACGAGATCCCCGAAGTATCCCTGCTCGACAAGGCACCGCTGACCTGGCGCCTGATGCGCCTGCTGCCTGCACTGATCGAGCGCCCGCATTTCGAACCGCTGCGTCGTTTCCTCACGGATGACAGTGACCTGCGCAAGCGCTATCAGTTGGCCGAGCGCCTGGCCGACCTGTTCGACCAATACCAGGTCTACCGCGCCGACTGGCTCAAGGATTGGGCAGCCGGCGAGCACATCCTCAATACCGCCCGTAGTGAACGCAAGCCTCTCGCCCCCGGCAACCGCTGGCAGGCCGAACTTTGGCGTGCATTGCTCGAGGATGTCGGTGAGCAAGGCATGGCGCAAAGCCGAGCAGGGGTACACCAGCGCTTCATTGAGCGCATCAACAGCCAGGACGCAGCACCACAAGGGCTGCCTTCGCGGGTGATCGTGTTCGGTATCTCTTCTCTGCCCGCCCAGGCTTTGGAGGCATTAGCAGGCTTGGCCCGCTTCAGTCAGGTGCTGCTCTGCGTTCACAACCCTTGCCGCCACCATTGGGCCGACATCGTTGCCGACAAGGACCTGCTACGCCACCAGTACAAGCGCCAGCAGCGCAAGCAGGGCATGCCCCAGCAACTGGACGACGAGTCGCTGCATCAGCACGCTCACCCGTTGCTGGCTGCCTGGGGCAAGCAAGGCCGCGATTACATCAACCTGCTGGACAGCTACGACGACCCCGGCAGCTATCAAGGCGTATTCAGCGACGGGCGCATCGACCTGTTCAGCGAAGGCCAGCCCACTACGCTGCTGAACCAGCTGCAGGACGATATCCTCGAACTGCGTCCACTGGCAGAAACCCGCGAATGCTGGCCTGAGGTCGACCTGACCAAGGATCGCTCCGTGCGCTTTCACGTGGCGCACAGCCCGCAGCGCGAAGTGGAGATCTTGCACGACCAGTTACTGGCTCGCTTCAGCGCCGACCCCACGCTGCGCCCGCGCGACGTAATCGTCATGCTCCCGGCGATCGACACCTACGCCCCGCATATCCGTGCAGTGTTCGGCCAATTGCAGCGCAACGACCCGCGCTTCATTCCGTTCACCCTGACCGATCAGGGCCAGCGTGGTCGCGACCCCCTGCTGATTGCCCTAGAACATCTGCTCAAGCTGCCAGACAGCCGCTTCGCCGTCAGCGAAGTGCTCGATCTGCTCGACGTCCCGGCAGTACGCGCGCGTTTCGGCATCCGTGAAAGCGACCTGCCCACCCTGCATCGCTGGATCGAAGGTGCAGGCATTCGCTGGGGTCTGAACGCCGATCAGCGCGCCACCCTCGGGTTGCCCCAGGGCCTGGAGCAGAACAGTTGGCGCTTCGGTCTGCGACGCATGCTGCTGGGTTACGCGGTGGGTGTGGGAGAGGGCTGCGACGGCATTGAACCGTACGACGAAATTGGCGGCCTGGATGCCGCCTTGATCGGCCCGCTGGTCGCGCTGCTCGATGCCCTTGATGTGGCTAACCAAACTTTGTCCCAACCTGCCACAGCCAGCGAGTGGGGTGACCGCCTCAACGCATTGTTGCAAGTGTTCTTCCTGGCCGAGGAAGAGCACGATGAATTTCTCTTGATGCAATTGCAGGAGCTGCGCGACAGCTGGCTGGAAGTCTGCGAAACCGTGGGTCTGCAAGATCAGCTGCCACTCACGGTGATCCGCGAGGCCTGGCTGTCGGGCCTCGACGAAGGCAAGTTGTCTCAGCGTTTTCTCGCCGGCTCGGTGAATTTCTGCACCTTGATGCCAATGCGGGCAATTCCCTTCCGTGTGGTGTGCCTGCTGGGCATGAACGATGGCGACTATCCGCGCGCGCAGCCGCCGCTGGACTTCGACCTGATGGCCAGCGATTACCGCCCCGGCGATCGCTCGCGCCGCGAGGACGACCGCTACCTGCTCCTCGAAGCGCTGCTGTCGGCACGTGACCAGCTCTACATCAGCTGGGTTGGCCGCAGCATCCGTGATAACAGTGAGCGACCGGCCTCGGTATTGATCGGCCAGTTGCGCGATCACCTGGCTGCCGGTTGGCGCCTCAAGGGTGATGCTGACGGCCAGCAACTGCTGCACGCCTTGACCCAGGAACATCCCCTGCAGCCTTTCAGTACACGCTACTTCCAGAAGGGCAGTGCGCTGTTCAGCTACGCCCATGAGTGGCAGTTGCTGCACCAGCAGACCATTGACGAGAAGCAGCCCGGCCTCAACCTGCCTCCGTACGTCAACGAAGAAGCGCTGACGCTGACCCAATTGCAGGATTTCTTGCGTCACCCAGTCCGGCACTTCTTCAGCCAGCGCTTGAAAGTGTTCTTCGAAGCCCTGGAGGCGCCTACCCCAGACGAAGAACCATTCGTCCTTGACGCCTTGCAGCGCTACAGCGCCAGCGAAAGCCTGCTGGGCGCAGCCCTGGGCGATCCTGATAACGCCGAACGTGCGCTGCAGGCCCAGGCCCGCCGCCTGCAAGCTTGCGGCATGCTGCCCCTGGCTGGCTTCGGTGAACTGCTGCAAACCGAGTTGATCCAGCCACTGCCCGATCTGCTGCTACGTCATCGTCAACTACTGCAGCGCTGGCCAACGGTGGTCGATGGTGCATTGCCGATTCATTTCGAGCATTCCAATCACCGTCTTGAGGGTTGGCTGGGCCGGGTCTATCAGGCCGACGATCAAAGCCTGTTGAGTATCACCGCGGTTCCCAACACCATCAGCGCCGGGCGCAACAACCTCAAGTGGCATCGCTTGATTGCCAGCTGGGTGATGCACCTGGCCGCGTGCGCCGCTGGCTATCCATTGCACAGTGCGCTGCTGGCCAGCGACGTTACCCTGCTGCTCGGTCCCTTGCCGCAGGATCAGGCTGGCGAGCAACTGGGTCACCTGCTTGTCGCGCGTCAGGCTGCGATGAATGCACCGCTGCCTGTCGCCGCCAAGACAGCCTTTGCCTGGTTGGCTCAAGAAGATCCGGACAAGGCCCGGGCCGCCGCTATCCGTGCCTATGAAGGGGATGGCCGCACCAGTTTCGGCGAGCGCAGCGAAAGTGTTGCGCTGGCCCGGCAGTTCCGCGATTTCGCCGCACTCAGCGCCGACGAGACTTTTGAAGGCTGGTGCGAAACCTTGTACCGCCCCCTGTTCAGCGCTGCCTGGCAGGCCCAGGGTAATCCGGAGAGTGAAGCATGA
- the ilvC gene encoding ketol-acid reductoisomerase: MKVFYDKDCDLSIIQGKKVAIIGYGSQGHAQACNLKDSGVDVTVGLRKGSATVAKAEAHGLKVADVATAVAAADLVMILTPDEFQGQLYKNEIEPNIKKGATLAFSHGFSIHYNQVVPRADLDVIMIAPKAPGHTVRSEFVKGGGIPDLIAIYQDASGNAKNVALSYAAGVGGGRTGIIETTFKDETETDLFGEQAVLCGGTVELVKAGFETLVEAGYAPEMAYFECLHELKLIVDLMYEGGIANMNYSISNNAEYGEYVTGPEVINEESRKAMRNALKRIQDGEYAKMFISEGATNYPSMTAKRRNNAAHGIEIIGEQLRSMMPWISANKIVDKTKN; this comes from the coding sequence ATGAAAGTTTTCTACGATAAAGACTGCGACCTTTCCATCATCCAGGGTAAGAAAGTCGCCATCATCGGTTACGGCTCCCAGGGCCACGCTCAGGCGTGCAACCTGAAGGACTCCGGTGTAGACGTTACCGTCGGTCTGCGTAAAGGTTCGGCTACCGTTGCCAAGGCTGAAGCCCACGGCCTGAAAGTTGCCGACGTGGCTACCGCCGTCGCTGCTGCCGACCTGGTCATGATCCTGACCCCGGACGAGTTCCAGGGCCAGCTGTACAAGAACGAGATCGAGCCGAACATCAAGAAGGGCGCTACCCTGGCCTTCTCCCACGGCTTCTCGATCCACTACAACCAGGTTGTTCCGCGTGCCGACCTCGACGTGATCATGATCGCGCCGAAAGCCCCGGGCCACACCGTTCGTTCCGAGTTCGTCAAAGGCGGCGGCATCCCTGACCTGATCGCTATCTACCAGGACGCTTCGGGCAACGCCAAGAACGTTGCGCTGTCCTACGCCGCTGGCGTCGGTGGCGGCCGTACCGGCATCATCGAAACCACCTTCAAGGACGAGACCGAAACCGACCTGTTCGGTGAGCAGGCTGTTCTGTGCGGCGGTACCGTCGAGCTGGTAAAAGCCGGTTTCGAAACCCTGGTTGAAGCTGGCTACGCGCCGGAAATGGCCTACTTCGAGTGCCTGCACGAGCTGAAACTGATCGTTGACCTCATGTACGAAGGCGGCATCGCCAACATGAACTACTCGATCTCCAACAACGCCGAGTACGGTGAGTACGTCACCGGTCCGGAAGTCATCAACGAAGAATCCCGCAAGGCCATGCGCAACGCTCTGAAGCGCATCCAGGACGGCGAGTACGCGAAGATGTTCATCTCCGAAGGCGCTACCAACTACCCATCGATGACCGCCAAGCGCCGCAACAACGCCGCTCACGGCATCGAAATCATCGGCGAGCAACTGCGCTCGATGATGCCGTGGATCTCGGCTAACAAAATCGTCGACAAGACCAAGAACTAA